The Candidatus Neomarinimicrobiota bacterium genome includes a window with the following:
- a CDS encoding DegT/DnrJ/EryC1/StrS family aminotransferase: MAKANKLAIHGGTPVRTEPFPSWPRSTTEMRDSLVHTLEHEKWGVGSEAVKRFEEEFAKFHDARFALSTNSGTAALWIALKAAGVKAGDEVIIPAYTFIATASAVLMANAIPVFVDIDAETLNMDPDLIEGAISEKTRVIMPVHIAGNPCHLTRIGEVAARHRIAMIEDAAQAHGAEWSGRKIGALGSGGIFSFQSTKNMSAGEGGIIVSDDEAFIDTCFSYQNAGRVRSGAWYEHRYLGGNFRLSAFPAALLLAQFEMLESDMNVRDANAAMLDDALEKIPGLSCQRRYSETTRVSHHLYIVLYDKSAYGDTSRDEFMKAVSAEGIPVHTGYKPIYREKLFDLDEEEFPWLKETDFSATTLPVTERVSDEEAIWLKQSCLLGGSEDTLDIVRAFEKVAEVYSSV, from the coding sequence CACGGCGGCACCCCAGTCAGGACCGAACCTTTTCCATCCTGGCCGCGCTCCACAACGGAGATGCGTGATAGTCTTGTCCATACGCTTGAACATGAGAAGTGGGGCGTCGGCAGTGAGGCTGTAAAAAGATTCGAAGAGGAATTTGCAAAGTTTCACGACGCCCGGTTTGCCCTTTCAACCAATTCGGGAACGGCCGCCCTCTGGATTGCTCTCAAGGCGGCAGGCGTGAAGGCCGGGGATGAAGTGATCATTCCCGCGTACACATTCATTGCCACCGCCTCAGCCGTCCTAATGGCGAATGCGATACCGGTATTTGTTGACATTGATGCCGAGACACTCAATATGGATCCCGATCTGATTGAAGGCGCCATCAGCGAAAAGACGCGCGTTATCATGCCGGTTCACATCGCTGGCAATCCCTGTCATCTGACACGTATAGGAGAAGTCGCTGCACGTCACAGAATTGCAATGATCGAAGACGCGGCCCAGGCCCATGGAGCCGAATGGAGCGGAAGGAAAATCGGCGCTCTTGGATCCGGTGGAATCTTCAGTTTTCAGTCGACAAAGAATATGTCGGCGGGAGAGGGCGGCATCATTGTCTCAGATGATGAGGCATTCATCGATACCTGTTTCTCCTATCAGAACGCCGGCCGTGTGCGGAGTGGAGCGTGGTACGAACATCGCTATCTCGGGGGAAACTTCAGATTGTCAGCTTTTCCCGCCGCGCTCCTGCTGGCCCAGTTTGAAATGCTGGAATCAGATATGAATGTGAGGGATGCCAACGCGGCAATGCTCGACGATGCTCTGGAGAAGATTCCCGGTTTGTCATGTCAGAGACGTTACTCTGAGACGACACGAGTATCCCATCACCTCTATATCGTGCTGTACGATAAGTCCGCATATGGGGACACATCGAGGGATGAGTTTATGAAAGCTGTTTCAGCGGAAGGGATTCCGGTCCATACCGGTTATAAGCCGATCTACCGCGAGAAACTCTTCGATCTCGATGAAGAGGAATTTCCCTGGCTGAAAGAGACTGATTTTTCAGCTACAACACTCCCGGTAACTGAACGGGTGAGCGATGAGGAGGCTATCTGGCTGAAGCAGAGTTGCCTGCTGGGGGGAAGCGAAGATACTCTTGATATCGTCCGTGCATTTGAGAAAGTAGCAGAAGTTTATTCCTCAGTATAG